From the genome of Drosophila melanogaster chromosome 2L, one region includes:
- the CG42266 gene encoding uncharacterized protein has product MFCEKPTEKREKSPCRCKNCVLRHSDFLPWPEPIGFTSDRKTDKDNNNHISTLQSVESVVTISDVNERHTTNHYKNHQSNPDEIAYTPNRSGVSSPVNDGASSPTQRGGTTPAPQGGKGGNSPSRVTAQPQAQPTILLIVVNKNDPPPYGQGQSWEYPGQQYSVPGPRGYPGPGPRGYPGPGPRGYPGRGPRGYPGPGPRGYPGQGPRRYSCPGPRGYPGPGSSGRPDPGGGLQGYYYPPSGPGNGTGPSGRPRPQNENEYAYYDRRRYSEAYQNNRNDWRGQPRGYYDGAYAEEHNLNRQPETRRNCQCPEKQQTPPPEETQNAQENDDQQTTKRKSFKRLVGMGVGNTCSCQGPSLMGSNLRSLGNEMDNQEVGRSGNMGTPPNTMEYLSERGSPPEIREVTVTDAKNKTYKCIQVPICISTGKANTCRCCKCAPSPDAENDESFDEDAECICNHEGKCTCVAGNEFPTEFGCECDLTNLEQTLRELIPNAECICYLKKKKRRRKRKKWAPKVYYDRFAGPPFVLNPKPRCLDYGRSPFCNPCYNPCSCAPFAKSCYTCDYNCEGCGRF; this is encoded by the exons ATGTTCTGTGAGAAACCGACTGAGAAGCGGGAGAAGAGCCCCTGTCGCTGCAAGAACTGTGTACTGAGGCACTCCGATTTCCTTCCCTGGCCGGAGCCCATTGGATTCACGTCTGATCGCAAAACTGATAAGGACAACAACAATCACATTTCCACACTTCAATCAGTCGAAAGTGTGGTTACCATTTCCGATGTGAATGAAAGGCATACCACCAATCATTACAAAAATCACCAAAGTAATCCAGATGAAATAGCTTATACCCCAAACCGAAGTGGGGTCAGCAGTCCAGTTAACGATGGGGCTTCTTCTCCCACTCAGCGCGGTGGCACTACTCCAGCTCCCCAGGGGGGCAAGGGAGGGAATTCACCATCGCGGGTTACAGCACAGCCTCAAGCTCAACCCACCATCCTGCTGATCGTAGTCAA caagaACGATCCACCACCGTATGGCCAAGGACAAAGTTGGGAATATCCAGGCCAACAATATTCAGTTCCTGGACCCAGAGGATATCCAGGTCCCGGACCCAGAGGATATCCAGGACCCGGACCCAGAGGATATCCAGGTCGTGGACCCAGGGGATATCCCGGTCCGGGACCCAGAGGATATCCTGGTCAGGGACCCAGAAGATATTCTTGTCCGGGACCCAGAGGATATCCCGGTCCGGGATCTAGTGGTCGGCCAGATCCGGGCGGTGGACTACAAGG cTATTATTACCCACCGTCCGGTCCTGGAAATGGAACAGGACCCAGTGGAAGACCAAGACCCCAGAATGAGAATGAATATGCTTACTA TGACAGGCGCCGATATAG CGAAGCGTATCAAAACAATCGAAATGACTGGAGGGGGCAGCCAAGAGG ATACTACGATGGTGCCTATGCCGAGGAACACAATTTAAATCGCCAACCCGAAACCCGACGAAATTGCCAGTGCCCTGAAAAACAACAGACTCCTCCTCCGGAGGAAACACAAAATGCCCAAGAAAATGATGACCAGCAAACCACGAAAAGAAAGAGTTTTAAGCGCCTGGTTGGGATGGGAGTCGGAAATACTTGTAGTTGTCAAGGTCCAAGCCTGATGGGTAGTAATCTGAGATCTCTCGGAAACGAAATGGACAATCAAGAAGTGGGAAGAAGTGGAAATATGGGAACACCACCCAACACAATGGAATATTTATCGGAAAGAGGAAGCCCGCCGGAAATTCGGGAAGTAACTGTGACCGATGCCAAAAACAAGACGTACAAGTGCATACAG GTGCCAATTTGTATCTCAACTGGAAAGGCGAATACCTGTCGCTGTTGCAAATGTGCTCCATCTCCCGATGCGGAAAACGATGAATCTTTCGACGAGGACGCGGAATGCATCTGCAATCATGAGGGCAAATGCACCTGTGTGGCCGGGAATGAGTTTCCCACGGAGTTTGGCTGCGAGTGCGATCTCACCAACTTGGAGCAAACTCTTCGCGAGCTTATACCCAACGCCGAGTGCATATGCtacttgaagaagaagaagcgtCGCAGGAAGCGAAAGAAGTGGGCACCCAAAGTCTACTACGACCGGTTTGCCGGTCCTCCGTTTGTCCTAAATCCTAAGCCAAGATGTCTTGACTATGGACGCAGTCCATTTTGCAACCCGTGCTATAATCCCTGCAGCTGCGCACCTTTTGCAAAGAGCTGTTACACCTGCGACTACAACTGTGAAGGATGTGGTCGCTTTTGA